ATCCCTCGTAACCGGCTCCTGCGTGAGTTAGTTGAGATCCAATTTGACCGTAACGACATTGATTTCCAACGCGGGCGCTTCCGGGTCCGGGGCGACGTGGTGGAAATCTTCCCAGCCTCCCGGGAGGAAAAGGCGATCCGGGTTGAGTTCTTCGGTGACGAGATCGACCGGATTCGCGAAGTTGACGCCTTGACCGGCGAGGTAATCGGCGACCGGGAACACGTTTCGATCTTCCCGGCCACCCACTTTTTGACCTCCGAAGACATCATGGACCTAGCCCTGCCGGAAATCGAAGCCGACATGAAGAGCCAGGTCGCTAAGTTTACCAAGGAAGGCAAGCTCTTAGAAGCCCAGCGCCTCCAACAGCGAACGACTTACGATATCGAAATGATGCGGGAGATGGGTTACACCAACGGGATCGAAAATTATTCCCGTTACATGGACCGGCGCAAGCCCGGCGAACCCCCCTTCACCCTCTTAGACTTCTTCCCCAAGGACTTCCTGTTAATTGTCGATGAGTCACACCAGACGATGCCCCAAGTCCGCGGAATGTATAACGGTGACCGCGCCCGCAAACAGCAGCTAATCGACTACGGGTTCCGCCTGCCCAGCGCCTTAGATAACCGGCCGTTGACCCTGAAGGAGTTTGAGGGTCACGTCCACCAGGTCATCTACATGTCGGCGACGCCAGGCCCGTACGAAGAAGCTCAAACTGACCGGGTGGTCCAACAAATTATTCGGCCAACGGGGCTTTTGGATCCGACCATTGAAGTACGACCGGTGATGGGGCAAATCGACGACCTGGTTGGCGAGATTAACAAGCGGATCGAAAAAAACGAACGGGTATTGGTCACCACTTTGACCAAGAAGATGTCCGAAGACTTATCGGATTACTTAAAGGACCTTGGCTTAAAGGTCAAGTACCTGCACTCAGATATCAAGACCTTGGAACGGACCCAAATCATTCGCGACTTGCGGCTGGGTAAGTTTGACGTCTTAGTCGGCATCAACCTCTTACGGGAGGGATTAGACATTCCGGAGGTTTCCTTAGTGGCCATCTTGGATGCCGATAAGGAAGGCTTCTTGCGTAACGAACGCTCCTTGATCCAAACGATTGGGCGGGCGGCCCGCAACGCCAACGGGTCCGTGATTATGTATGCCGACACGGTTACCGATTCGATGAGGGCCGCCATCGACGAAACCAAGCGGCGGCGGACGATCCAAGAGGCCTACAATAAGGAGCACGGCATCACGCCAAAGACGATCGTTAAGCCGATCCAAGAGGCAATTAAGGCCGTTAAGCCGGTAGAAGATGAGCAAGCCGATAAGGGGGCAGAATTTACCAGCAAGGACTTTGCGGCCCTAGATAAAGAGGCCCAGGCCCAGATGATCGCCGAGCTAACCGAGCAGATGAAGGCGGCCGCCAAGCGCCTAGACTTTGAACAGGCCGCTACTTTACGTGATACGGTCATGGAACTGACTAGTCGAATGAAGAAGAAATAGGAGTTATTGATGGCAAACGAAAAGATTGTAATTCGGGGTGCCCGGGCACATAACTTAAAGAACATTGACGTGACGATCCCCAAGAATAAGTTGGTCGTCATCACGGGGCTGTCTGGTTCCGGCAAGTCTTCCTTAGCCTTTGATACCTTATACGCTGAGGGGCAGCGCCGGTACGTGGAGAGCTTGTCGGCTTATGCGCGCCAGTTCCTTGGCCAAATGGATAAGCCGGACGTGGACTCAATTGAAGGGCTATCGCCGGCGATCTCGATTGATCAAAAAACGACTTCCCATAACCCCCGTTCAACGGTGGGGACGGTGACGGAAATTAACGACTTCTTGCGCCTCTTGTGGGCCCGGGTGGGGACGCCGCTTTGTCCCACCCACGGGGTACCAATTGCCAGCCAATCACCTGAGCAAATGGTTAACCAGATCCTAGAGT
The nucleotide sequence above comes from Limosilactobacillus fermentum. Encoded proteins:
- the uvrB gene encoding excinuclease ABC subunit UvrB codes for the protein MIYRQPDKEFQLVSDYQPTGDQPEAIAALTKGVEEGDHAQILLGATGTGKTFTISNVIKNVNRPTLILSHNKTLAGQLYGEMKKFFPNNAVEYFVSYYDYYQPEAYVPSSDTYIEKDASINDEIDQLRHSATSSLIERNDVIVVASVSSIFGLGSPAEYQNHVVSLRVGQEIPRNRLLRELVEIQFDRNDIDFQRGRFRVRGDVVEIFPASREEKAIRVEFFGDEIDRIREVDALTGEVIGDREHVSIFPATHFLTSEDIMDLALPEIEADMKSQVAKFTKEGKLLEAQRLQQRTTYDIEMMREMGYTNGIENYSRYMDRRKPGEPPFTLLDFFPKDFLLIVDESHQTMPQVRGMYNGDRARKQQLIDYGFRLPSALDNRPLTLKEFEGHVHQVIYMSATPGPYEEAQTDRVVQQIIRPTGLLDPTIEVRPVMGQIDDLVGEINKRIEKNERVLVTTLTKKMSEDLSDYLKDLGLKVKYLHSDIKTLERTQIIRDLRLGKFDVLVGINLLREGLDIPEVSLVAILDADKEGFLRNERSLIQTIGRAARNANGSVIMYADTVTDSMRAAIDETKRRRTIQEAYNKEHGITPKTIVKPIQEAIKAVKPVEDEQADKGAEFTSKDFAALDKEAQAQMIAELTEQMKAAAKRLDFEQAATLRDTVMELTSRMKKK